In Dunckerocampus dactyliophorus isolate RoL2022-P2 chromosome 14, RoL_Ddac_1.1, whole genome shotgun sequence, one DNA window encodes the following:
- the nckap1 gene encoding nck-associated protein 1 isoform X1 encodes MSRGVIQPSQQKLAEKLTILNDRGIGMLTRVYNIKKQGQVWKACGDPKAKPSYLVDKNLESAVKFIVRKFPTVETRNNNQQLAQLQKEKSEILKNLALYYFTFVDVMEFKDHVCELLNTIDACQVFFDITVNFDLTKNYLDLVVTYTTLMIILSRIEERKAIIGLYNYAHEMTHGASDREYPRLGQMIVDYENPLKKMMEEFVPHGKSLSDALISLQMVYPRRNLSADQWRNAQLLSLISAPSTMLNPAQSDTMPCEYLSLDTMEKWIVFGFILCHAVLNSDAAALSLWKLALQSSTCLCLFRDEVFHIHKAAEDLFVNIRGYNKRINDIRECKEQALSHAGSMHRERRKFLRSALKELATVLADQPGLLGPKALFVFMALSFARDEIIWLLRHADNIQKKSTDDFIDKHLAELIFYMEELRAHVRKYGPVMQRYYVQYLSGFDAVVLNELVQNLSVCPEDESIIMSSFVNTMTSLSVKQVEDGEVFDFRGMRLDWFRLQAYTSVSKASLGIADHKELGKMMNTIIFHTKMVDSLVEMLVETSDLSIFCFYSRAFEKMFQQCLELPSQSRHSICFPLLCTHFMSCTHELCPEERHHIGDRSLSLCNMFLDEMAKQARNLITDICTEQCTLSDQLLPKHCAKTISQAVNKKSKKATGKKGEPEREKPGVESMRKNRLLVTNLDKLHTALSELCFSINYVPNLAVWEHTFTPREYLTSHLEIRFTKSIVGMTMYNQATQEIAKPSELLTSVRAYMTVLQSIENYVTIDITRVFNNVLLQQTQHLDSHGEPTITSLYTNWYLETLLRQVSNGHIAYFPAMKAFVNLPTENELTFNAEEYSDISEMRSLSELLGPYGMKFLSESLMWHISSQVAELKKLVVENMEVLTQMRTSFDKPDHMVALFKKLTSVDSVLKRMTIIGVILSFRSLAQEALRDVLSCHIPFLVSSVEDFKDHIPRETDMKVAMNVYELSSAAGLPCEIDPALVVALSSQKSENISPEEEYKIACLLMVFVAVSLPTLASNVMSQYSPAIEGHCNNIHCLAKAINQIAAALFTIHKGSIEDRLKEFLALASSSLLKIGQETDKMTTRNRESVYLLLDMIVQESPFLTMDLLESCFPYVLLRNAYHAVYKQSISANA; translated from the exons GCATGCGGCGACCCCAAGGCCAAGCCCTCCTATCTGGTGGACAAAAACCTGGAGTCTGCTGTCAAGTTCATCGTTAGGAAGTTCCCCACTGTGGAGACGCGCAATAACAAC CAACAGCTGGCTCAGCTGCAGAAAGAAAAGTCAGAAATTCTGAAGAACTTGGCTCTGTACTACTTCacctttgtagatgtcatggAATTTAAG GACCACGTTTGTGAGCTGCTCAACACCATCGACGCGTGCCAAGTCTTCTTTGACATT ACGGTGAACTTTGACCTCACCAAGAACTACTTGGACCTGGTGGTGACTTACACGACACTCATGATAATATTGTCACGCATCGAGGAGAGGAAAGCCATCATCGGACTGTACAACTACGCTCACGAGATGACGCACGGAGCCAG CGACCGTGAGTATCCTAGGCTGGGCCAGATGATCGTGGATTATGAAAATCCTCTGAAGAAGATGATGGAGGAGTTTGTGCCACACGGGAAG TCTCTGTCAGACGCTCTCATCAGTCTTCAGATGGTCTATCCCAGAAGGAACCTTTCCGCTGACCAGTGGAGGAATGCCCAGCTGCTGTCTCTTATCTCAGCTCCCTCCACTATGCTCAACCCTGCACAGTCAGACACT ATGCCTTGTGAATATTTATCTCTGGACACAATGGAAAAATGGATAGTGT TCGGGTTCATCCTTTGCCACGCTGTGCTGAACAGTGACGCGGCGGCGTTGTCATTGTGGAAGCTGGCGCTGCAAAGCTCCACCTGCCTGTGTCTCTTCAGGGATGAAGTCTTCCACATCCACAAGGCTGCTGAGGACCTCTTTGTCAACATCCGAGG gTACAACAAGCGCATCAATGACATCAGAGAGTGCAAGGAGCAGGCCCTGTCTCATGC TGGCTCCATGCACCGAGAGAGGCGCAAATTCCTTAGGTCGGCCCTCAAGGAGCTGGCCACCGTCTTGGCGGACCAGCCGGGGCTGCTGGGCCCAAAG GCGTTGTTTGTATTCATGGCGCTGTCGTTCGCCCGTGACGAGATCATCTGGTTGCTTCGACACGCAGACAACATCCAGAAGAAAAGCACAGACGACTTCATCGACAA ACACCTGGCAGAGTTGATCTTCTACATGGAGGAGCTGCGAGCCCATGTCAGGAAGTACGGCCCGGTCATGCAGCGGTACTACGTGCAGTACCTGTCAGGTTTTGATGCTGTTGTGCTAAACGAGCTGGTGCAG AACCTGTCTGTGTGTCCAGAGGATGAGTCCATCATCATGTCTTCATTTGTCAACACCATGACCTCCCTCAGCGTCAAACAAG TGGAGGATGGCGAGGTGTTTGACTTCAGAGGCATGAGGCTCGACTGGTTTAGACTGCAG GCATACACCAGCGTGTCCAAAGCTAGTCTCGGCATCGCCGACCACAAGGAGCTCGGCAAAATGATGAACACCATCATCTTCCACACCAAGATGGTGGACTCGCTGGTGGAGATGCTGGTGGAGACGTCAGACCTGTCCATATTCTG CTTCTACAGTCGTGCATTTGAGAAGATGTTCCAGCAGTGCTTGGAGCTTCCCTCACAGAGCCGTCACTCCATCTGCTTCCCTTTGCTTTGCACACACTTCATGTCCTGCACACATGAGCTGTGTCCCGAGGAG CGTCATCACATAGGAGACCGCAGCTTGTCACTGTgcaacatgtttttggatgaGATGGCCAAACAAGCCCGGAACCTGATCACCGATATCTGCACTGAACAGTGTACCCTCAGTGACCAG CTGCTTCCCAAACACTGTGCCAAAACCATCAGCCAGGCCGTCAACAAGAAGAGCAAGAAGGCGACCGGGAAAAAGGGTGAGCCGGAGAGAGAGAAACCAGGAGTGGAGAGCATGCGGAAGAACAGACTACTGGTCACCAA TCTGGACAAACTCCACACTGCTCTGTCAGAACTCTGCTTCTCCATCAACTACGTTCCCAACCTGGCAGTGTGGGAGCACACGTTCACACCGAGAGAGTACCTCACCTCCCACCTGGAGATCCGATTTACCAA GTCCATCGTGGGCATGACGATGTACAACCAGGCCACTCAGGAGATTGCCAAGCCCAGCGAGCTGCTGACCAGCGTGCGGGCCTACATGACAGTACTGCAGTCCATCGAGAACTATGTCACCATCGACATCACGAGGGTCTTCAACAACGTCCTGCTGCAGCAGACGCAGCACCTGGACAGCCACGGCGAGCCCACCATCACCAGCCTGTACACCAactg GTACTTGGAGACGTTGCTCCGCCAGGTCAGCAACGGCCATATTGCTTACTTCCCTGCCATGAAGGCCTTTGTTAACCTTCCCACAGAGAACGAGCTGACCTTCAACGCTGAGGAATACTCGGACATCTCTG AGATGCGCTCGTTGTCCGAGCTCTTGGGTCCGTACGGCATGAAGTTCCTCAGTGAGAGTCTCATGTGGCACATCTCCTCACAGGTGGCAGAGCTGAAG aAACTGGTGGTGGAGAACATGGAAGTCTTGACTCAGATGAGAACCAGCTTTGACAAACCggaccacatggtggcgctgttcaAGAAGCTCACCT CTGTGGACAGCGTGCTGAAGAGAATGACCATCATCGGAGTCATCCTCTCGTTCCGCTCCCTGGCTCAGGAGGCGCTGAGAGAT GTCTTATCCTGCCACATTCCTTTCCTGGTCAGTTCAGTGGAAGATTTCAAGGATCACATTCCGAGAGAGACGGACATGAAG GTGGCCATGAATGTCTATGAGCTGTCCTCAGCTGCAGGTTTACCCTGTGAGATCGATCCTGCTCTGGTGGTGGCGCTGTCCTCACAGAAGAGTG AGAACATCAGTCCAGAGGAGGAGTACAAGATCGCTTGTCTTCTGATGGTGTTTGTGGCTGTCTCCTTGCCAACGCTGGCCAGCAACGTCATGTCACAGTACAGCCCCGCCATTGAAG GCCACTGTAACAACATCCACTGTCTGGCCAAAGCCATCAACCAGATTGCGGCCGCTCTCTTCACCATCCACAAAGGAAGCATCGAGGACCGCCTGAAGGAGTTCCTGGCT ctGGCCTCCTCCAGCCTCTTGAAGATCGGCCAGGAGACAGACAAGATGACCACACGCAACAGAGAATCTGTCTACCTGCTGCTGGACATG ATTGTGCAGGAGTCTCCCTTCCTCACCATGGACCTGCTGGAATCCTGCTTCCCGTACGTCCTCCTGCGGAACGCCTACCACGCTGTCTACAAGCAGAGCATCAGCGCCAacgcataa
- the nckap1 gene encoding nck-associated protein 1 isoform X3, translating into MSRGVIQPSQQKLAEKLTILNDRGIGMLTRVYNIKKACGDPKAKPSYLVDKNLESAVKFIVRKFPTVETRNNNQQLAQLQKEKSEILKNLALYYFTFVDVMEFKDHVCELLNTIDACQVFFDITVNFDLTKNYLDLVVTYTTLMIILSRIEERKAIIGLYNYAHEMTHGASDREYPRLGQMIVDYENPLKKMMEEFVPHGKSLSDALISLQMVYPRRNLSADQWRNAQLLSLISAPSTMLNPAQSDTMPCEYLSLDTMEKWIVFGFILCHAVLNSDAAALSLWKLALQSSTCLCLFRDEVFHIHKAAEDLFVNIRGYNKRINDIRECKEQALSHAGSMHRERRKFLRSALKELATVLADQPGLLGPKALFVFMALSFARDEIIWLLRHADNIQKKSTDDFIDKHLAELIFYMEELRAHVRKYGPVMQRYYVQYLSGFDAVVLNELVQNLSVCPEDESIIMSSFVNTMTSLSVKQVEDGEVFDFRGMRLDWFRLQAYTSVSKASLGIADHKELGKMMNTIIFHTKMVDSLVEMLVETSDLSIFCFYSRAFEKMFQQCLELPSQSRHSICFPLLCTHFMSCTHELCPEERHHIGDRSLSLCNMFLDEMAKQARNLITDICTEQCTLSDQLLPKHCAKTISQAVNKKSKKATGKKGEPEREKPGVESMRKNRLLVTNLDKLHTALSELCFSINYVPNLAVWEHTFTPREYLTSHLEIRFTKSIVGMTMYNQATQEIAKPSELLTSVRAYMTVLQSIENYVTIDITRVFNNVLLQQTQHLDSHGEPTITSLYTNWYLETLLRQVSNGHIAYFPAMKAFVNLPTENELTFNAEEYSDISEMRSLSELLGPYGMKFLSESLMWHISSQVAELKKLVVENMEVLTQMRTSFDKPDHMVALFKKLTSVDSVLKRMTIIGVILSFRSLAQEALRDVLSCHIPFLVSSVEDFKDHIPRETDMKVAMNVYELSSAAGLPCEIDPALVVALSSQKSENISPEEEYKIACLLMVFVAVSLPTLASNVMSQYSPAIEGHCNNIHCLAKAINQIAAALFTIHKGSIEDRLKEFLALASSSLLKIGQETDKMTTRNRESVYLLLDMIVQESPFLTMDLLESCFPYVLLRNAYHAVYKQSISANA; encoded by the exons GCATGCGGCGACCCCAAGGCCAAGCCCTCCTATCTGGTGGACAAAAACCTGGAGTCTGCTGTCAAGTTCATCGTTAGGAAGTTCCCCACTGTGGAGACGCGCAATAACAAC CAACAGCTGGCTCAGCTGCAGAAAGAAAAGTCAGAAATTCTGAAGAACTTGGCTCTGTACTACTTCacctttgtagatgtcatggAATTTAAG GACCACGTTTGTGAGCTGCTCAACACCATCGACGCGTGCCAAGTCTTCTTTGACATT ACGGTGAACTTTGACCTCACCAAGAACTACTTGGACCTGGTGGTGACTTACACGACACTCATGATAATATTGTCACGCATCGAGGAGAGGAAAGCCATCATCGGACTGTACAACTACGCTCACGAGATGACGCACGGAGCCAG CGACCGTGAGTATCCTAGGCTGGGCCAGATGATCGTGGATTATGAAAATCCTCTGAAGAAGATGATGGAGGAGTTTGTGCCACACGGGAAG TCTCTGTCAGACGCTCTCATCAGTCTTCAGATGGTCTATCCCAGAAGGAACCTTTCCGCTGACCAGTGGAGGAATGCCCAGCTGCTGTCTCTTATCTCAGCTCCCTCCACTATGCTCAACCCTGCACAGTCAGACACT ATGCCTTGTGAATATTTATCTCTGGACACAATGGAAAAATGGATAGTGT TCGGGTTCATCCTTTGCCACGCTGTGCTGAACAGTGACGCGGCGGCGTTGTCATTGTGGAAGCTGGCGCTGCAAAGCTCCACCTGCCTGTGTCTCTTCAGGGATGAAGTCTTCCACATCCACAAGGCTGCTGAGGACCTCTTTGTCAACATCCGAGG gTACAACAAGCGCATCAATGACATCAGAGAGTGCAAGGAGCAGGCCCTGTCTCATGC TGGCTCCATGCACCGAGAGAGGCGCAAATTCCTTAGGTCGGCCCTCAAGGAGCTGGCCACCGTCTTGGCGGACCAGCCGGGGCTGCTGGGCCCAAAG GCGTTGTTTGTATTCATGGCGCTGTCGTTCGCCCGTGACGAGATCATCTGGTTGCTTCGACACGCAGACAACATCCAGAAGAAAAGCACAGACGACTTCATCGACAA ACACCTGGCAGAGTTGATCTTCTACATGGAGGAGCTGCGAGCCCATGTCAGGAAGTACGGCCCGGTCATGCAGCGGTACTACGTGCAGTACCTGTCAGGTTTTGATGCTGTTGTGCTAAACGAGCTGGTGCAG AACCTGTCTGTGTGTCCAGAGGATGAGTCCATCATCATGTCTTCATTTGTCAACACCATGACCTCCCTCAGCGTCAAACAAG TGGAGGATGGCGAGGTGTTTGACTTCAGAGGCATGAGGCTCGACTGGTTTAGACTGCAG GCATACACCAGCGTGTCCAAAGCTAGTCTCGGCATCGCCGACCACAAGGAGCTCGGCAAAATGATGAACACCATCATCTTCCACACCAAGATGGTGGACTCGCTGGTGGAGATGCTGGTGGAGACGTCAGACCTGTCCATATTCTG CTTCTACAGTCGTGCATTTGAGAAGATGTTCCAGCAGTGCTTGGAGCTTCCCTCACAGAGCCGTCACTCCATCTGCTTCCCTTTGCTTTGCACACACTTCATGTCCTGCACACATGAGCTGTGTCCCGAGGAG CGTCATCACATAGGAGACCGCAGCTTGTCACTGTgcaacatgtttttggatgaGATGGCCAAACAAGCCCGGAACCTGATCACCGATATCTGCACTGAACAGTGTACCCTCAGTGACCAG CTGCTTCCCAAACACTGTGCCAAAACCATCAGCCAGGCCGTCAACAAGAAGAGCAAGAAGGCGACCGGGAAAAAGGGTGAGCCGGAGAGAGAGAAACCAGGAGTGGAGAGCATGCGGAAGAACAGACTACTGGTCACCAA TCTGGACAAACTCCACACTGCTCTGTCAGAACTCTGCTTCTCCATCAACTACGTTCCCAACCTGGCAGTGTGGGAGCACACGTTCACACCGAGAGAGTACCTCACCTCCCACCTGGAGATCCGATTTACCAA GTCCATCGTGGGCATGACGATGTACAACCAGGCCACTCAGGAGATTGCCAAGCCCAGCGAGCTGCTGACCAGCGTGCGGGCCTACATGACAGTACTGCAGTCCATCGAGAACTATGTCACCATCGACATCACGAGGGTCTTCAACAACGTCCTGCTGCAGCAGACGCAGCACCTGGACAGCCACGGCGAGCCCACCATCACCAGCCTGTACACCAactg GTACTTGGAGACGTTGCTCCGCCAGGTCAGCAACGGCCATATTGCTTACTTCCCTGCCATGAAGGCCTTTGTTAACCTTCCCACAGAGAACGAGCTGACCTTCAACGCTGAGGAATACTCGGACATCTCTG AGATGCGCTCGTTGTCCGAGCTCTTGGGTCCGTACGGCATGAAGTTCCTCAGTGAGAGTCTCATGTGGCACATCTCCTCACAGGTGGCAGAGCTGAAG aAACTGGTGGTGGAGAACATGGAAGTCTTGACTCAGATGAGAACCAGCTTTGACAAACCggaccacatggtggcgctgttcaAGAAGCTCACCT CTGTGGACAGCGTGCTGAAGAGAATGACCATCATCGGAGTCATCCTCTCGTTCCGCTCCCTGGCTCAGGAGGCGCTGAGAGAT GTCTTATCCTGCCACATTCCTTTCCTGGTCAGTTCAGTGGAAGATTTCAAGGATCACATTCCGAGAGAGACGGACATGAAG GTGGCCATGAATGTCTATGAGCTGTCCTCAGCTGCAGGTTTACCCTGTGAGATCGATCCTGCTCTGGTGGTGGCGCTGTCCTCACAGAAGAGTG AGAACATCAGTCCAGAGGAGGAGTACAAGATCGCTTGTCTTCTGATGGTGTTTGTGGCTGTCTCCTTGCCAACGCTGGCCAGCAACGTCATGTCACAGTACAGCCCCGCCATTGAAG GCCACTGTAACAACATCCACTGTCTGGCCAAAGCCATCAACCAGATTGCGGCCGCTCTCTTCACCATCCACAAAGGAAGCATCGAGGACCGCCTGAAGGAGTTCCTGGCT ctGGCCTCCTCCAGCCTCTTGAAGATCGGCCAGGAGACAGACAAGATGACCACACGCAACAGAGAATCTGTCTACCTGCTGCTGGACATG ATTGTGCAGGAGTCTCCCTTCCTCACCATGGACCTGCTGGAATCCTGCTTCCCGTACGTCCTCCTGCGGAACGCCTACCACGCTGTCTACAAGCAGAGCATCAGCGCCAacgcataa
- the nckap1 gene encoding nck-associated protein 1 isoform X2 yields the protein MSRGVIQPSQQKLAEKLTILNDRGIGMLTRVYNIKKQGQVWKACGDPKAKPSYLVDKNLESAVKFIVRKFPTVETRNNNLAQLQKEKSEILKNLALYYFTFVDVMEFKDHVCELLNTIDACQVFFDITVNFDLTKNYLDLVVTYTTLMIILSRIEERKAIIGLYNYAHEMTHGASDREYPRLGQMIVDYENPLKKMMEEFVPHGKSLSDALISLQMVYPRRNLSADQWRNAQLLSLISAPSTMLNPAQSDTMPCEYLSLDTMEKWIVFGFILCHAVLNSDAAALSLWKLALQSSTCLCLFRDEVFHIHKAAEDLFVNIRGYNKRINDIRECKEQALSHAGSMHRERRKFLRSALKELATVLADQPGLLGPKALFVFMALSFARDEIIWLLRHADNIQKKSTDDFIDKHLAELIFYMEELRAHVRKYGPVMQRYYVQYLSGFDAVVLNELVQNLSVCPEDESIIMSSFVNTMTSLSVKQVEDGEVFDFRGMRLDWFRLQAYTSVSKASLGIADHKELGKMMNTIIFHTKMVDSLVEMLVETSDLSIFCFYSRAFEKMFQQCLELPSQSRHSICFPLLCTHFMSCTHELCPEERHHIGDRSLSLCNMFLDEMAKQARNLITDICTEQCTLSDQLLPKHCAKTISQAVNKKSKKATGKKGEPEREKPGVESMRKNRLLVTNLDKLHTALSELCFSINYVPNLAVWEHTFTPREYLTSHLEIRFTKSIVGMTMYNQATQEIAKPSELLTSVRAYMTVLQSIENYVTIDITRVFNNVLLQQTQHLDSHGEPTITSLYTNWYLETLLRQVSNGHIAYFPAMKAFVNLPTENELTFNAEEYSDISEMRSLSELLGPYGMKFLSESLMWHISSQVAELKKLVVENMEVLTQMRTSFDKPDHMVALFKKLTSVDSVLKRMTIIGVILSFRSLAQEALRDVLSCHIPFLVSSVEDFKDHIPRETDMKVAMNVYELSSAAGLPCEIDPALVVALSSQKSENISPEEEYKIACLLMVFVAVSLPTLASNVMSQYSPAIEGHCNNIHCLAKAINQIAAALFTIHKGSIEDRLKEFLALASSSLLKIGQETDKMTTRNRESVYLLLDMIVQESPFLTMDLLESCFPYVLLRNAYHAVYKQSISANA from the exons GCATGCGGCGACCCCAAGGCCAAGCCCTCCTATCTGGTGGACAAAAACCTGGAGTCTGCTGTCAAGTTCATCGTTAGGAAGTTCCCCACTGTGGAGACGCGCAATAACAAC CTGGCTCAGCTGCAGAAAGAAAAGTCAGAAATTCTGAAGAACTTGGCTCTGTACTACTTCacctttgtagatgtcatggAATTTAAG GACCACGTTTGTGAGCTGCTCAACACCATCGACGCGTGCCAAGTCTTCTTTGACATT ACGGTGAACTTTGACCTCACCAAGAACTACTTGGACCTGGTGGTGACTTACACGACACTCATGATAATATTGTCACGCATCGAGGAGAGGAAAGCCATCATCGGACTGTACAACTACGCTCACGAGATGACGCACGGAGCCAG CGACCGTGAGTATCCTAGGCTGGGCCAGATGATCGTGGATTATGAAAATCCTCTGAAGAAGATGATGGAGGAGTTTGTGCCACACGGGAAG TCTCTGTCAGACGCTCTCATCAGTCTTCAGATGGTCTATCCCAGAAGGAACCTTTCCGCTGACCAGTGGAGGAATGCCCAGCTGCTGTCTCTTATCTCAGCTCCCTCCACTATGCTCAACCCTGCACAGTCAGACACT ATGCCTTGTGAATATTTATCTCTGGACACAATGGAAAAATGGATAGTGT TCGGGTTCATCCTTTGCCACGCTGTGCTGAACAGTGACGCGGCGGCGTTGTCATTGTGGAAGCTGGCGCTGCAAAGCTCCACCTGCCTGTGTCTCTTCAGGGATGAAGTCTTCCACATCCACAAGGCTGCTGAGGACCTCTTTGTCAACATCCGAGG gTACAACAAGCGCATCAATGACATCAGAGAGTGCAAGGAGCAGGCCCTGTCTCATGC TGGCTCCATGCACCGAGAGAGGCGCAAATTCCTTAGGTCGGCCCTCAAGGAGCTGGCCACCGTCTTGGCGGACCAGCCGGGGCTGCTGGGCCCAAAG GCGTTGTTTGTATTCATGGCGCTGTCGTTCGCCCGTGACGAGATCATCTGGTTGCTTCGACACGCAGACAACATCCAGAAGAAAAGCACAGACGACTTCATCGACAA ACACCTGGCAGAGTTGATCTTCTACATGGAGGAGCTGCGAGCCCATGTCAGGAAGTACGGCCCGGTCATGCAGCGGTACTACGTGCAGTACCTGTCAGGTTTTGATGCTGTTGTGCTAAACGAGCTGGTGCAG AACCTGTCTGTGTGTCCAGAGGATGAGTCCATCATCATGTCTTCATTTGTCAACACCATGACCTCCCTCAGCGTCAAACAAG TGGAGGATGGCGAGGTGTTTGACTTCAGAGGCATGAGGCTCGACTGGTTTAGACTGCAG GCATACACCAGCGTGTCCAAAGCTAGTCTCGGCATCGCCGACCACAAGGAGCTCGGCAAAATGATGAACACCATCATCTTCCACACCAAGATGGTGGACTCGCTGGTGGAGATGCTGGTGGAGACGTCAGACCTGTCCATATTCTG CTTCTACAGTCGTGCATTTGAGAAGATGTTCCAGCAGTGCTTGGAGCTTCCCTCACAGAGCCGTCACTCCATCTGCTTCCCTTTGCTTTGCACACACTTCATGTCCTGCACACATGAGCTGTGTCCCGAGGAG CGTCATCACATAGGAGACCGCAGCTTGTCACTGTgcaacatgtttttggatgaGATGGCCAAACAAGCCCGGAACCTGATCACCGATATCTGCACTGAACAGTGTACCCTCAGTGACCAG CTGCTTCCCAAACACTGTGCCAAAACCATCAGCCAGGCCGTCAACAAGAAGAGCAAGAAGGCGACCGGGAAAAAGGGTGAGCCGGAGAGAGAGAAACCAGGAGTGGAGAGCATGCGGAAGAACAGACTACTGGTCACCAA TCTGGACAAACTCCACACTGCTCTGTCAGAACTCTGCTTCTCCATCAACTACGTTCCCAACCTGGCAGTGTGGGAGCACACGTTCACACCGAGAGAGTACCTCACCTCCCACCTGGAGATCCGATTTACCAA GTCCATCGTGGGCATGACGATGTACAACCAGGCCACTCAGGAGATTGCCAAGCCCAGCGAGCTGCTGACCAGCGTGCGGGCCTACATGACAGTACTGCAGTCCATCGAGAACTATGTCACCATCGACATCACGAGGGTCTTCAACAACGTCCTGCTGCAGCAGACGCAGCACCTGGACAGCCACGGCGAGCCCACCATCACCAGCCTGTACACCAactg GTACTTGGAGACGTTGCTCCGCCAGGTCAGCAACGGCCATATTGCTTACTTCCCTGCCATGAAGGCCTTTGTTAACCTTCCCACAGAGAACGAGCTGACCTTCAACGCTGAGGAATACTCGGACATCTCTG AGATGCGCTCGTTGTCCGAGCTCTTGGGTCCGTACGGCATGAAGTTCCTCAGTGAGAGTCTCATGTGGCACATCTCCTCACAGGTGGCAGAGCTGAAG aAACTGGTGGTGGAGAACATGGAAGTCTTGACTCAGATGAGAACCAGCTTTGACAAACCggaccacatggtggcgctgttcaAGAAGCTCACCT CTGTGGACAGCGTGCTGAAGAGAATGACCATCATCGGAGTCATCCTCTCGTTCCGCTCCCTGGCTCAGGAGGCGCTGAGAGAT GTCTTATCCTGCCACATTCCTTTCCTGGTCAGTTCAGTGGAAGATTTCAAGGATCACATTCCGAGAGAGACGGACATGAAG GTGGCCATGAATGTCTATGAGCTGTCCTCAGCTGCAGGTTTACCCTGTGAGATCGATCCTGCTCTGGTGGTGGCGCTGTCCTCACAGAAGAGTG AGAACATCAGTCCAGAGGAGGAGTACAAGATCGCTTGTCTTCTGATGGTGTTTGTGGCTGTCTCCTTGCCAACGCTGGCCAGCAACGTCATGTCACAGTACAGCCCCGCCATTGAAG GCCACTGTAACAACATCCACTGTCTGGCCAAAGCCATCAACCAGATTGCGGCCGCTCTCTTCACCATCCACAAAGGAAGCATCGAGGACCGCCTGAAGGAGTTCCTGGCT ctGGCCTCCTCCAGCCTCTTGAAGATCGGCCAGGAGACAGACAAGATGACCACACGCAACAGAGAATCTGTCTACCTGCTGCTGGACATG ATTGTGCAGGAGTCTCCCTTCCTCACCATGGACCTGCTGGAATCCTGCTTCCCGTACGTCCTCCTGCGGAACGCCTACCACGCTGTCTACAAGCAGAGCATCAGCGCCAacgcataa